Proteins encoded within one genomic window of Streptomyces sp. NBC_00523:
- a CDS encoding restriction endonuclease, translating into MPIRRTRGVTPRPGATDAVRSPLLILALAGALIGAAILLFLRFAHWAGAHPVTAVLLALLALPVLYVLFRAMPRARELRRAARAGMIPPPGEEPVPEPVPAAQVPHAPTDARDGLTVVLPPPVPEYTTPDFSALDPDGFEEAVAALCERDGCQEVEVVGGAGDLGADVLATAPDGRRVVVQCKQYGPEHKVGSQDLQRFGGTCWTVHGAQLAAVVTTSEFTAPALEYAEACGIRCVDGTALAAWAEGSGAAPWGPAMLDTA; encoded by the coding sequence GTGCCGATACGCAGAACGAGAGGCGTCACACCCCGCCCCGGCGCCACGGACGCCGTGCGGAGCCCCTTGCTCATCCTCGCCCTCGCCGGTGCCCTGATCGGCGCGGCGATCCTGCTGTTCCTCCGCTTCGCGCACTGGGCCGGTGCCCATCCGGTCACCGCCGTGCTGCTGGCGCTCCTCGCCCTGCCCGTGCTCTACGTCCTGTTCCGGGCCATGCCCCGCGCCCGTGAGCTGCGCCGGGCGGCCCGCGCGGGCATGATCCCGCCGCCCGGGGAGGAGCCCGTCCCCGAACCGGTCCCCGCCGCGCAGGTCCCGCATGCCCCCACCGACGCCCGCGACGGGCTCACCGTCGTGCTCCCGCCGCCCGTCCCGGAGTACACCACCCCCGACTTCTCGGCCCTCGACCCGGACGGCTTCGAGGAGGCGGTGGCCGCGCTGTGCGAGCGGGACGGCTGCCAGGAGGTCGAAGTGGTCGGCGGAGCGGGTGACTTGGGCGCCGATGTCCTGGCGACCGCCCCCGACGGCCGCCGCGTCGTCGTGCAGTGCAAGCAGTACGGCCCCGAGCACAAGGTCGGCTCCCAGGACCTCCAGCGCTTCGGCGGCACCTGCTGGACGGTCCACGGCGCGCAGCTCGCTGCCGTAGTGACGACCAGCGAGTTCACCGCACCCGCACTGGAGTACGCGGAGGCGTGCGGCATCCGCTGCGTGGACGGCACGGCGCTCGCGGCCTGGGCGGAGGGCTCGGGTGCGGCTCCCTGGGGGCCGGCGATGCTGGACACGGCCTGA